The Pan paniscus chromosome 1, NHGRI_mPanPan1-v2.0_pri, whole genome shotgun sequence genome has a segment encoding these proteins:
- the ACAP3 gene encoding arf-GAP with coiled-coil, ANK repeat and PH domain-containing protein 3 isoform X1 — protein sequence MTVEFEECVKDSPRFRATIDEVETDVVEIEAKLDKLVKLCSGMVEAGKAYVSTSRLFVSGVRDLSQQCQGDTVISECLQRFADSLQEVVNYHMILFDQAQRSVRQQLQNFVKEDVRKFKETKKQFDKVREDLELSLVRNAQAPRHRPHEVEEATGALTLTRKCFRHLALDYVLQINVLQTKKKFEILDSMLSFMHAQSSFFQQGYSLLHQLDPYMKKLAAELDQLVIDSAVEKREMERKHAAIQQRTLLQDFSYDESKVEFDVDAPSGVVMEGYLFKRASNAFKTWNRRWFSIQNSQLVYQKKLKDALTVVVDDLRLCSVKPCEDIERRFCFEVLSPTKSCMLQADSEKLRQAWVQAVQASIASAYRESPDSCYSERLDRTASPSTSSIDSATDTRERGVKGESVLQRVQSVAGNSQCGDCGQPDPRWASINLGVLLCIECSGIHRSLGVHCSKVRSLTLDSWEPELLKLMCELGNSAVNQIYEAQCEGAGSRKPTASSSRQDKEAWIKDKYVEKKFLRKAPMAPALEAPRRWRVQKCPRPHSSPRAPTARRKVRLEPVLPCVAALSSVGTLDRKFRRDSLFCPDELDSLFSYFDAGAAGAGPRSLSSDSGLGGSSDGSSDVLAFGSGSVVDSVTEEEGAESEESSGEADGDTEAEAWGLADVRELHPGLLAHRAARARDLPALAAALAHGAEVNWADAEDEGKTPLVQAVLGGSLIVCEFLLQNGADVNQRDSRGRAPLHHATMLGRTGQVCLFLKRGADQHALDQEQRDPLAIAVQAANADIVTLLRLARMAEEMREAEAAPGPPGALAGSPTELQFRRCIQEFISLHLEES from the exons GGCGACCATTGACGAGGTGGAGACAGACGTGGTGGAGATTGAGGCCAAACTGGACAAG CTGGTGAAGCTGTGCAGTGGCATGGTGGAAGCCGGTAAGGCCTACGTCAGCACCAGCAGGCTGTTCGTGAGCGGCGTCCGCGACCTGTCCCAGCAGTGCCAGGGCGACACCGTCATCTCG GAATGTCTGCAGAGGTTCGCTGACAGCCTACAGGAGGTGGTGAACTACCACATG ATCCTGTTTGACCAGGCCCAGAGGTCCGTGCGGCAGCAGCTCCAGAACTTTGTCAAAGA GGATGTGCGGAAGTTCAAGGAGACAAAGAAGCAGTTTGACAAGGTGCGGGAGGACCTGGAGCTGTCCCTGGTGAGGAACGCCCAGGCCCCGAGGCACCGGCCCCACGAGGTGGAGGAAGCCACCGGGGCCCTCACCCTCACCAGGAAGTGCTTCCGCCACCTGGCACTGGACTATGTGCTCCAG ATCAATGTTCTGCAGACCAAGAAGAAGTTTGAGATCCTGGACTCT ATGCTGTCCTTCATGCACGCCCAGTCCAGCTTCTTCCAGCAGGGCTACAGCCTCCTGCACCAGCTGGACCCCTACATGAAGAAGCTGGCAGCCGAG CTGGACCAGCTGGTGATCGACTCTGCGGTGGAAAAGCGTGAGATGGAGCGAAAGCACGCCGCCATCCAGCAGCGG ACGCTGCTGCAG GACTTCTCCTACGATGAGTCCAAAGTGGAGTTTGACGTGGACGCGCCCAGTGGGGTGGTGATGGAGGGCTACCTCTTCAAGAGGGCCAGCAACGCTTTCAAGACGTGGAACCG GCGCTGGTTCTCCATTCAGAACAGCCAGCTGGTCTACCAGAAGAAGCTCAAG GATGCCCTCACCGTGGTGGTGGACGACCTCCGCCTGTGCTCTGTGAAGCCGTGTGAGGACATCGAGCGGAGGTTCTGCTTCGAGGTGCTGTCACCCACCAA GAGCTGCATGCTGCAGGCTGACTCCGAGAAGCTGCGGCAAGCCTGGGTCCAGGCTGTGCAGGCCAGCATCGCCTCCGCCTACCGCGAGAGCCCTGACAGTTGCTATAGCGAG AGGCTGGACCGCACAGCATCCCCGTCCACGAGCAGCATCGACTCCGCCACCGACACTCGGGAGCGCGGCGTGAAGGGCGAGAGTGTGCTGCAGCGTGTGCAGAGTGTGGCCGGCAACAGCCAGTGCGGCGACTGCGGCCAGCCGGACCCCCGCTGGGCCAGCATCAACCTGGGCGTGCTGCTCTGCATTGAGTGCTCCGGCATCCACAG GAGCCTGGGTGTCCACTGCTCCAAGGTGCGGTCCCTGACGCTGGACTCGTGGGAGCCTGAGCTGCTAAAG CTGATGTGTGAGCTTGGAAACAGCGCTGTGAATCAGATCTATGAGGCCCAGTGTGAGGGTGCAGGCAGCAGGAAACCCACAGCCAGCAGCTCCCG GCAGGACAAGGAGGCCTGGATCAAGGACAAATACGTGGAAAAGAAATTTCTGCGGAAGGCGCCCATGGCACCAGCCCTGGAGGCCCCAAGACGCTGGAGGGTGCAGAAGTGCCCGCGGCCCCACAGCTCTCCCCGCGCTCCCACTGCCCGCCGCAAGGTCCGGCTTGAGCCCGTTCTGCCCTGTGTGGCCGCTCTGTCCTCAG TGGGCACCCTGGATCGTAAGTTCCGCCGAGACTCCCTCTTCTGTCCCGACGAGCTGGACTCGCTCTTCTCCTACTTCGACGCAGGGGCCGCAGGGGCTGGCCCTCGCA GTCTGAGTAGCGACAGTGGCCTTGGGGGCAGCTCGGATGGCAGCTCGGACGTCCTGGCTTTCGGCTCGGGCTCTGTGGTGGACAGCGTCACTGAGGAGG AGGGTGCGGAGTCGGAGGAGTCCAGCGGTGAGGCAGACGGGGACACTGAGGCCGAGGCCTGGGGCCTGGCGGACGTGCGCGAGCTGCACCCGGGGCTCTTGGCGCACCGCGCAGCGCGTGCCCGCGACCTTCCTGCGCTGGCGGCGGCGCTGGCCCACGGGGCCGAGGTCAACTGGGCGGACGCGGAGGATGAGGGCAAGACGCCGCTGGTGCAGGCCGTGCTAGGG GGCTCCTTGATCGTCTGTGAGTTCCTGCTGCAAAACGGAGCGGACGTGAACCAAAGAGACAGCCGGGGCCGGGCGCCCCTGCATCACGCCACGATGCTGGGCCGCACCGG CCAGGTTTGCCTGTTCCTGAAGCGGGGCGCGGACCAGCACGCCCTGGACCAAGAGCAGCGGGACCCGTTGGCCATCGCAGTGCAGGCGGCCAACGCTGACATCGTGACACT GCTCCGTCTGGCGCGCATGGCGGAGGAAATGCGCGAGGCCGAGGCTGCCCCTGGTCCCCCGGGCGCCCTGGCGGGCAGCCCTACGGAGCTCCAGTTCCGCAGGTGTATCCAGGAGTTCATCAGCCTCCACCTGGAAGAGAGCTAG
- the ACAP3 gene encoding arf-GAP with coiled-coil, ANK repeat and PH domain-containing protein 3 isoform X2 codes for MGTRPGATIDEVETDVVEIEAKLDKLVKLCSGMVEAGKAYVSTSRLFVSGVRDLSQQCQGDTVISECLQRFADSLQEVVNYHMILFDQAQRSVRQQLQNFVKEDVRKFKETKKQFDKVREDLELSLVRNAQAPRHRPHEVEEATGALTLTRKCFRHLALDYVLQINVLQTKKKFEILDSMLSFMHAQSSFFQQGYSLLHQLDPYMKKLAAELDQLVIDSAVEKREMERKHAAIQQRTLLQDFSYDESKVEFDVDAPSGVVMEGYLFKRASNAFKTWNRRWFSIQNSQLVYQKKLKDALTVVVDDLRLCSVKPCEDIERRFCFEVLSPTKSCMLQADSEKLRQAWVQAVQASIASAYRESPDSCYSERLDRTASPSTSSIDSATDTRERGVKGESVLQRVQSVAGNSQCGDCGQPDPRWASINLGVLLCIECSGIHRSLGVHCSKVRSLTLDSWEPELLKLMCELGNSAVNQIYEAQCEGAGSRKPTASSSRQDKEAWIKDKYVEKKFLRKAPMAPALEAPRRWRVQKCPRPHSSPRAPTARRKVRLEPVLPCVAALSSVGTLDRKFRRDSLFCPDELDSLFSYFDAGAAGAGPRSLSSDSGLGGSSDGSSDVLAFGSGSVVDSVTEEEGAESEESSGEADGDTEAEAWGLADVRELHPGLLAHRAARARDLPALAAALAHGAEVNWADAEDEGKTPLVQAVLGGSLIVCEFLLQNGADVNQRDSRGRAPLHHATMLGRTGQVCLFLKRGADQHALDQEQRDPLAIAVQAANADIVTLLRLARMAEEMREAEAAPGPPGALAGSPTELQFRRCIQEFISLHLEES; via the exons GGCGACCATTGACGAGGTGGAGACAGACGTGGTGGAGATTGAGGCCAAACTGGACAAG CTGGTGAAGCTGTGCAGTGGCATGGTGGAAGCCGGTAAGGCCTACGTCAGCACCAGCAGGCTGTTCGTGAGCGGCGTCCGCGACCTGTCCCAGCAGTGCCAGGGCGACACCGTCATCTCG GAATGTCTGCAGAGGTTCGCTGACAGCCTACAGGAGGTGGTGAACTACCACATG ATCCTGTTTGACCAGGCCCAGAGGTCCGTGCGGCAGCAGCTCCAGAACTTTGTCAAAGA GGATGTGCGGAAGTTCAAGGAGACAAAGAAGCAGTTTGACAAGGTGCGGGAGGACCTGGAGCTGTCCCTGGTGAGGAACGCCCAGGCCCCGAGGCACCGGCCCCACGAGGTGGAGGAAGCCACCGGGGCCCTCACCCTCACCAGGAAGTGCTTCCGCCACCTGGCACTGGACTATGTGCTCCAG ATCAATGTTCTGCAGACCAAGAAGAAGTTTGAGATCCTGGACTCT ATGCTGTCCTTCATGCACGCCCAGTCCAGCTTCTTCCAGCAGGGCTACAGCCTCCTGCACCAGCTGGACCCCTACATGAAGAAGCTGGCAGCCGAG CTGGACCAGCTGGTGATCGACTCTGCGGTGGAAAAGCGTGAGATGGAGCGAAAGCACGCCGCCATCCAGCAGCGG ACGCTGCTGCAG GACTTCTCCTACGATGAGTCCAAAGTGGAGTTTGACGTGGACGCGCCCAGTGGGGTGGTGATGGAGGGCTACCTCTTCAAGAGGGCCAGCAACGCTTTCAAGACGTGGAACCG GCGCTGGTTCTCCATTCAGAACAGCCAGCTGGTCTACCAGAAGAAGCTCAAG GATGCCCTCACCGTGGTGGTGGACGACCTCCGCCTGTGCTCTGTGAAGCCGTGTGAGGACATCGAGCGGAGGTTCTGCTTCGAGGTGCTGTCACCCACCAA GAGCTGCATGCTGCAGGCTGACTCCGAGAAGCTGCGGCAAGCCTGGGTCCAGGCTGTGCAGGCCAGCATCGCCTCCGCCTACCGCGAGAGCCCTGACAGTTGCTATAGCGAG AGGCTGGACCGCACAGCATCCCCGTCCACGAGCAGCATCGACTCCGCCACCGACACTCGGGAGCGCGGCGTGAAGGGCGAGAGTGTGCTGCAGCGTGTGCAGAGTGTGGCCGGCAACAGCCAGTGCGGCGACTGCGGCCAGCCGGACCCCCGCTGGGCCAGCATCAACCTGGGCGTGCTGCTCTGCATTGAGTGCTCCGGCATCCACAG GAGCCTGGGTGTCCACTGCTCCAAGGTGCGGTCCCTGACGCTGGACTCGTGGGAGCCTGAGCTGCTAAAG CTGATGTGTGAGCTTGGAAACAGCGCTGTGAATCAGATCTATGAGGCCCAGTGTGAGGGTGCAGGCAGCAGGAAACCCACAGCCAGCAGCTCCCG GCAGGACAAGGAGGCCTGGATCAAGGACAAATACGTGGAAAAGAAATTTCTGCGGAAGGCGCCCATGGCACCAGCCCTGGAGGCCCCAAGACGCTGGAGGGTGCAGAAGTGCCCGCGGCCCCACAGCTCTCCCCGCGCTCCCACTGCCCGCCGCAAGGTCCGGCTTGAGCCCGTTCTGCCCTGTGTGGCCGCTCTGTCCTCAG TGGGCACCCTGGATCGTAAGTTCCGCCGAGACTCCCTCTTCTGTCCCGACGAGCTGGACTCGCTCTTCTCCTACTTCGACGCAGGGGCCGCAGGGGCTGGCCCTCGCA GTCTGAGTAGCGACAGTGGCCTTGGGGGCAGCTCGGATGGCAGCTCGGACGTCCTGGCTTTCGGCTCGGGCTCTGTGGTGGACAGCGTCACTGAGGAGG AGGGTGCGGAGTCGGAGGAGTCCAGCGGTGAGGCAGACGGGGACACTGAGGCCGAGGCCTGGGGCCTGGCGGACGTGCGCGAGCTGCACCCGGGGCTCTTGGCGCACCGCGCAGCGCGTGCCCGCGACCTTCCTGCGCTGGCGGCGGCGCTGGCCCACGGGGCCGAGGTCAACTGGGCGGACGCGGAGGATGAGGGCAAGACGCCGCTGGTGCAGGCCGTGCTAGGG GGCTCCTTGATCGTCTGTGAGTTCCTGCTGCAAAACGGAGCGGACGTGAACCAAAGAGACAGCCGGGGCCGGGCGCCCCTGCATCACGCCACGATGCTGGGCCGCACCGG CCAGGTTTGCCTGTTCCTGAAGCGGGGCGCGGACCAGCACGCCCTGGACCAAGAGCAGCGGGACCCGTTGGCCATCGCAGTGCAGGCGGCCAACGCTGACATCGTGACACT GCTCCGTCTGGCGCGCATGGCGGAGGAAATGCGCGAGGCCGAGGCTGCCCCTGGTCCCCCGGGCGCCCTGGCGGGCAGCCCTACGGAGCTCCAGTTCCGCAGGTGTATCCAGGAGTTCATCAGCCTCCACCTGGAAGAGAGCTAG
- the ACAP3 gene encoding arf-GAP with coiled-coil, ANK repeat and PH domain-containing protein 3 isoform X3 — protein sequence MVEAGKAYVSTSRLFVSGVRDLSQQCQGDTVISECLQRFADSLQEVVNYHMILFDQAQRSVRQQLQNFVKEDVRKFKETKKQFDKVREDLELSLVRNAQAPRHRPHEVEEATGALTLTRKCFRHLALDYVLQINVLQTKKKFEILDSMLSFMHAQSSFFQQGYSLLHQLDPYMKKLAAELDQLVIDSAVEKREMERKHAAIQQRTLLQDFSYDESKVEFDVDAPSGVVMEGYLFKRASNAFKTWNRRWFSIQNSQLVYQKKLKDALTVVVDDLRLCSVKPCEDIERRFCFEVLSPTKSCMLQADSEKLRQAWVQAVQASIASAYRESPDSCYSERLDRTASPSTSSIDSATDTRERGVKGESVLQRVQSVAGNSQCGDCGQPDPRWASINLGVLLCIECSGIHRSLGVHCSKVRSLTLDSWEPELLKLMCELGNSAVNQIYEAQCEGAGSRKPTASSSRQDKEAWIKDKYVEKKFLRKAPMAPALEAPRRWRVQKCPRPHSSPRAPTARRKVRLEPVLPCVAALSSVGTLDRKFRRDSLFCPDELDSLFSYFDAGAAGAGPRSLSSDSGLGGSSDGSSDVLAFGSGSVVDSVTEEEGAESEESSGEADGDTEAEAWGLADVRELHPGLLAHRAARARDLPALAAALAHGAEVNWADAEDEGKTPLVQAVLGGSLIVCEFLLQNGADVNQRDSRGRAPLHHATMLGRTGQVCLFLKRGADQHALDQEQRDPLAIAVQAANADIVTLLRLARMAEEMREAEAAPGPPGALAGSPTELQFRRCIQEFISLHLEES from the exons ATGGTGGAAGCCGGTAAGGCCTACGTCAGCACCAGCAGGCTGTTCGTGAGCGGCGTCCGCGACCTGTCCCAGCAGTGCCAGGGCGACACCGTCATCTCG GAATGTCTGCAGAGGTTCGCTGACAGCCTACAGGAGGTGGTGAACTACCACATG ATCCTGTTTGACCAGGCCCAGAGGTCCGTGCGGCAGCAGCTCCAGAACTTTGTCAAAGA GGATGTGCGGAAGTTCAAGGAGACAAAGAAGCAGTTTGACAAGGTGCGGGAGGACCTGGAGCTGTCCCTGGTGAGGAACGCCCAGGCCCCGAGGCACCGGCCCCACGAGGTGGAGGAAGCCACCGGGGCCCTCACCCTCACCAGGAAGTGCTTCCGCCACCTGGCACTGGACTATGTGCTCCAG ATCAATGTTCTGCAGACCAAGAAGAAGTTTGAGATCCTGGACTCT ATGCTGTCCTTCATGCACGCCCAGTCCAGCTTCTTCCAGCAGGGCTACAGCCTCCTGCACCAGCTGGACCCCTACATGAAGAAGCTGGCAGCCGAG CTGGACCAGCTGGTGATCGACTCTGCGGTGGAAAAGCGTGAGATGGAGCGAAAGCACGCCGCCATCCAGCAGCGG ACGCTGCTGCAG GACTTCTCCTACGATGAGTCCAAAGTGGAGTTTGACGTGGACGCGCCCAGTGGGGTGGTGATGGAGGGCTACCTCTTCAAGAGGGCCAGCAACGCTTTCAAGACGTGGAACCG GCGCTGGTTCTCCATTCAGAACAGCCAGCTGGTCTACCAGAAGAAGCTCAAG GATGCCCTCACCGTGGTGGTGGACGACCTCCGCCTGTGCTCTGTGAAGCCGTGTGAGGACATCGAGCGGAGGTTCTGCTTCGAGGTGCTGTCACCCACCAA GAGCTGCATGCTGCAGGCTGACTCCGAGAAGCTGCGGCAAGCCTGGGTCCAGGCTGTGCAGGCCAGCATCGCCTCCGCCTACCGCGAGAGCCCTGACAGTTGCTATAGCGAG AGGCTGGACCGCACAGCATCCCCGTCCACGAGCAGCATCGACTCCGCCACCGACACTCGGGAGCGCGGCGTGAAGGGCGAGAGTGTGCTGCAGCGTGTGCAGAGTGTGGCCGGCAACAGCCAGTGCGGCGACTGCGGCCAGCCGGACCCCCGCTGGGCCAGCATCAACCTGGGCGTGCTGCTCTGCATTGAGTGCTCCGGCATCCACAG GAGCCTGGGTGTCCACTGCTCCAAGGTGCGGTCCCTGACGCTGGACTCGTGGGAGCCTGAGCTGCTAAAG CTGATGTGTGAGCTTGGAAACAGCGCTGTGAATCAGATCTATGAGGCCCAGTGTGAGGGTGCAGGCAGCAGGAAACCCACAGCCAGCAGCTCCCG GCAGGACAAGGAGGCCTGGATCAAGGACAAATACGTGGAAAAGAAATTTCTGCGGAAGGCGCCCATGGCACCAGCCCTGGAGGCCCCAAGACGCTGGAGGGTGCAGAAGTGCCCGCGGCCCCACAGCTCTCCCCGCGCTCCCACTGCCCGCCGCAAGGTCCGGCTTGAGCCCGTTCTGCCCTGTGTGGCCGCTCTGTCCTCAG TGGGCACCCTGGATCGTAAGTTCCGCCGAGACTCCCTCTTCTGTCCCGACGAGCTGGACTCGCTCTTCTCCTACTTCGACGCAGGGGCCGCAGGGGCTGGCCCTCGCA GTCTGAGTAGCGACAGTGGCCTTGGGGGCAGCTCGGATGGCAGCTCGGACGTCCTGGCTTTCGGCTCGGGCTCTGTGGTGGACAGCGTCACTGAGGAGG AGGGTGCGGAGTCGGAGGAGTCCAGCGGTGAGGCAGACGGGGACACTGAGGCCGAGGCCTGGGGCCTGGCGGACGTGCGCGAGCTGCACCCGGGGCTCTTGGCGCACCGCGCAGCGCGTGCCCGCGACCTTCCTGCGCTGGCGGCGGCGCTGGCCCACGGGGCCGAGGTCAACTGGGCGGACGCGGAGGATGAGGGCAAGACGCCGCTGGTGCAGGCCGTGCTAGGG GGCTCCTTGATCGTCTGTGAGTTCCTGCTGCAAAACGGAGCGGACGTGAACCAAAGAGACAGCCGGGGCCGGGCGCCCCTGCATCACGCCACGATGCTGGGCCGCACCGG CCAGGTTTGCCTGTTCCTGAAGCGGGGCGCGGACCAGCACGCCCTGGACCAAGAGCAGCGGGACCCGTTGGCCATCGCAGTGCAGGCGGCCAACGCTGACATCGTGACACT GCTCCGTCTGGCGCGCATGGCGGAGGAAATGCGCGAGGCCGAGGCTGCCCCTGGTCCCCCGGGCGCCCTGGCGGGCAGCCCTACGGAGCTCCAGTTCCGCAGGTGTATCCAGGAGTTCATCAGCCTCCACCTGGAAGAGAGCTAG